One stretch of Vulpes lagopus strain Blue_001 chromosome 12, ASM1834538v1, whole genome shotgun sequence DNA includes these proteins:
- the LOC121473663 gene encoding pleckstrin homology domain-containing family M member 1-like isoform X2: MASGAASAVSGCRWRRGRRVGSEAQRLQRPGATPAPSPLPLVIKKKLVGSVKALQKQYVSSDTVVTSKDGDANTMCSALEAVFIHGLHAKHIRAETGGKRKKSAHQKPLPQPVFWPLLKAVTHK, translated from the exons ATGGCGTCAGGCGCCGCGAGCGCAGTTTCCGGGTGTCGGTGGCGGAGAGGCCGGCGCGTCGGGTCGGAGGCGCAGAGGCTGCAGCGGCCAGGAGcgacccccgccccctccccgctccctctG GTTATCAAGAAGAAGCTAGTGGGATCCGTGAAGGCGTTACAGAAGCAATACGTGTCCTCGGACACAGTGGTCACTAGCAAGGATGGAGATGCCAACACCATGTGCAGTGCCCTTGAGGCCGTATTTATCCACGGCCTGCACGCCAAGCACATCCGAGCTGAGActggagggaaaaggaagaaaagcgcCCACCAGAAGCCTCTTCCTCAGCCTGTCTTCTGGCCCCTCCTGAAAGCTGTCACCCACAAGTGA
- the LOC121473663 gene encoding pleckstrin homology domain-containing family M member 1-like isoform X1, producing MASGAASAVSGCRWRRGRRVGSEAQRLQRPGATPAPSPLPLVIKKKLVGSVKALQKQYVSSDTVVTSKDGDANTMCSALEAVFIHGLHAKHIRAETGGKRKKSAHQKPLPQPVFWPLLKAVTHKDH from the exons ATGGCGTCAGGCGCCGCGAGCGCAGTTTCCGGGTGTCGGTGGCGGAGAGGCCGGCGCGTCGGGTCGGAGGCGCAGAGGCTGCAGCGGCCAGGAGcgacccccgccccctccccgctccctctG GTTATCAAGAAGAAGCTAGTGGGATCCGTGAAGGCGTTACAGAAGCAATACGTGTCCTCGGACACAGTGGTCACTAGCAAGGATGGAGATGCCAACACCATGTGCAGTGCCCTTGAGGCCGTATTTATCCACGGCCTGCACGCCAAGCACATCCGAGCTGAGActggagggaaaaggaagaaaagcgcCCACCAGAAGCCTCTTCCTCAGCCTGTCTTCTGGCCCCTCCTGAAAGCTGTCACCCACAAG